The Musa acuminata AAA Group cultivar baxijiao chromosome BXJ1-8, Cavendish_Baxijiao_AAA, whole genome shotgun sequence genomic sequence GATGGTGAAAATATTTGTGTAAATTAGATTTGTGTATCACGGAAAGGCAATGATGGAATCACAGGTTTGGACATGCCATTGACCCGACTGATCTAAATCAGATTTGTTTATCATGGAAAGTACCATAAtgctttgtttttcttcttttatcgtATAGGAGATGTGTTTTGTGGTTCACTCCAGTAAGTCACGTACATATATTATGCCGATGCTACCTCAATTTGGTTATTTTCCATGATTCCATTTCTCATCAACATGGAATGTATGATACGGACCACTTATCTTTAGGGAAACTTTTTCTTGCACTTATTTCACATGGTGTCAATTAATATGATGTTGAATTTGTGCTTAGTTGAttgtcttcttgtttcttctaaaGAAATTGTGATTATGCTTGAGCATTTTACTGGAaaaaaaattttctattgatttttTATTGGATGGCATATTTGTTTTAATATCCTTTTAAACGATTTGATCATTATGTTATTTAAGAAAtctataattttgataattaattattgtaataaaaaaagattaatcATCTTAGAATCATATCTTAAtaactattattttttattttttgagaaatctatgataattaattattaatatttttgaatagcaTATATGATCAAATTATTTTAGTAAAAGATTGGATATGTTTTGTGAAAATAGAAGAAAAGCACCCCAAATAAAACTAAATATGGAGCGCCAtccgataaaaaaaaaagggggtcgAATGTCCATTGTGTTTCGCAGAGATAATATATATTGAGTTTCTTGTATAGTTATTTGTTTTCTTTGTCCGTTTTCTATGAATACTGATGTCCTCTAAGTGATTCTTAATTTACCATCTATGCCCTGACAGCCTCATAATCAGCCCCGTGATTGAAATTTCCATTGATGAAAATCATGACAATAAGAACTTTttactaaaaatataaaaataaaagattaaaaaataatttttatatttcaatTGGTGATAATGGATGATGATATCGTTAGGGGTTATGGAGCGGTTTTTATGGATGAGAAAAATGACGCTGAGAGATTAGGGTTGTTATGCATCTGTGTACGCAGATGCAGAATGGCAAAAGAGTCGATCGACATATGTATCAATGGCTCTTTCGTTGTCGAACAATCACATTGACACTGGTGCAATTGTTGAGTGATGAAAGGGTCGGTTGGTAACGACATTTGTATCAACGTTGACATAGAGCAACATTGCTCGACAACTACATCCGATATAGATATAAAGCAACGCCGTTCCACATCTATATCAATAACCCTTTTATCGTTTGATAATTACGTCGACGTCGATGTAGATGCAAAACGATGTCGCTCGATAATTGCGTCAATGTCAATGAAGTTACCGAACGATAGAAGGGCCGCCAATGCAGATGCTAAGCGATCTTTTTGTCGCTTTTACGTCGATGTCGATGTAGTTGTCTGAGTGATGAAATGATCATTTAGCATTTGCATCAACAATCCTTTTATTGTCATTGCTCGACAACTGCATCTACATACACAAATTATTGAGAAAGGGCCACTATCTTTCGTCACCTCTCTTCATCAATAACAACCACTTATGTCCTCCAACTACGTCATTATCCGTCATcatcaattaaaatataaaaataatttttttatcttttatttttatatttttattaataaaattgataACATTATAATAAATAGATAtggatatttcactttcatatttcataattataatGATGTATATAATTCTTTAAAGTGTATTGACTGAAATACCAATGGTAACTAGAATTAACCAGAGAAATCCTAAGTTCTTCATTAATTGCTCTAAATCAGGTACTGGACCAACGGAACAACAGTTTCTAGAAAGAACCCAATCACAGCCAACTCAAACTGTATCTCAAAAACTATTCATCAAACTCCAAATACATTCGGTAAGCATTTCTCCCTGGAGAATAGTAATGTCGAATCAATTCGTCGATCTGAAAGCCAAGCTTTCTGTAAAGGGAAAGAGCAGCAATTCTGGTAGGATCGACATGAAGGCAAATCCTCTGAATTTTTCTGGTTCGACACCTTTGGATTGCTGCTTTCAGTAAAGCTTCTCCATGCCCCTGCCTTCTGTGACTCTCCTTCACTGCAATAAGAACGATGTGAGGCACCTTATAACATTGCTTGACACAAGGCATCAAACAAGTCAATGAGTTCATGCGATTCCCACAATTCACAAGCTAATGTGAACGAAGAACACTAGAGGCTCGGATCTTTCCTCATTTACAACAGCTTGTGATTTTGATCTCTAACAACAACAAGTCACTGAAAAACCAGAGAAGCAAATGGTTCtctgaacaacaacaacaacttgtGATGCGGAAGAAGAAATCGCCAAGCTGACCGAAACAGATAAGCAAACTTAATAGATCGTCACCGAAGAATCAAAAAGGCAATCTTTTCATCAGGAAAGACAGGATCAACAGACATTCATGTCCTTTCCGAgaatcaaaaccctaattggcgAAGACAAATCGAAGCAAACACTAGGCTTTCCACCAGACGACATCGAGTTGGGGGGTAGGAGTGACACTAACCGGCAAGTTTGGTGATTGAAGCGCACAGGGAGGAGATCCAGGAGTACATGACATACCCAAcgatctcttcttctccttcttttcctttGTTGGTCTTCAGGTACATGACTCCGCTGTTCTTCTTCCTCAACTCATCGTGGAAAGATTTGGAAAGTGATTCGTGCTTGGGGAAAATCTTCCTCTCCAATCTCACGATCTcttccaccaccgccgccgccgccgcgtctTTACTTGGATCCAATTCTgagatcgccgccgccgccgccatcctcTCCAGACACTGGGCTCGACTCGATCGCAACTGTTTCCACGCACTTCCGTATCCATGCGGGTCGCAGTTTTATGCGGCTGCTTATTGCTACCCTCTTAGAATAATATTGTGCGTATAAGCAATCGTTAATTCAAGAAATTAAAAGTGTTACAcatttatttgatatatatatatatatattttatttatttagtggTCATCTCTCTCTGACACATACAACTTGCGATCAGTATAGCTCCAAGTCGTCAACATGCTTTTCTTCTAGTGGCCCATCACCACACTAATTCATACTCCCCTGTTGTGGATGCCTTCTGTCATCTGTTGCCTCAGTGATGGAGCTTTCAAAAAGTTAAGTTCTTTATGTATCTGAAAAAAATGTGAAGTCTGACCCCTAATGTTTTATTGATTTATATTTATTACTATTAAATTAGATgaagttatatatatttttattaaataatattttagttatttatttatttttatttaaaatttttgagttaatttAGTTATTTAAGGTTTTTGAGTTATATTATTTATGTTgcttatatttatttctttttgctgTAATTTTGAGTTGTTACAGCGTTCGGTATCTTGTAACGGATTTTTCGCGTTCCGTTATGTTTTTGTAACGGATCTATCGATGAGCTTTTCTACACTTTTTGGGAGAGCGAGCATTGAAAACAGCGTcagcccccctctctctctctctctctcggaatcTTTCGACGTCAACCCTCGAAGAAAGCGCGCTTttatctcctcctcttctctccaATCCCCTTCCCCGATTCCCAGCAAAAGAACCGAAGAGAGAGCGACGAAACAGAGATGGGTAGTGGCGGCGGGAGCGGCGTCAAGGACATCGGATCGAAGGCGGATCTAGACGACGCGCTCCGGGGTGAGGCGCCGGTGATAGTCCACTTCTGGGCGGCCTGGTGCGCCGCCTCCAAGCAGATGGACCAAGTCTTCGCCCACCTCGCCGCAGACTTCCCTCACGCGCTCTTCTTCAGGGTTCCTGCTTCCTCTACCCTCTCTTTTGTTTGTGTCTTTCGTTCTTTTTGCTACGAGGTTCTTCTTTGTCGTGGTGATGTCGAAAGGGCAGGGCCTATTAGGGTTCTAATAATCTTTTGTTGAGGTTCCGTGATGTGTAGTTCACTAAGTGGCGATCCGTCGGCTAATTCGTGTGAAGGGAGACTTAATTCTTGGTGTCGACAGGGCATCTTTGTAGTAATGTGAAGCTCGGCTTTTCGTAATCATTGCTTAGGGTTGAAATTGGTTTTACTCCCTGTTAGATTACTGTAGGTTACTCGAACTTTCTGAGTTAACTACTTAGAGTTCAGAAGATCTGCAGGTTTGCTACTTACATGGTAATTCGATTAGCCTTCCAATATAGATGTTTAGGTGGCTATTTATTTTGTCTCACAATTTACAACAGAAAATATGCAAAGGTACATGTTACATGGCATGTCTTTTACCATAATACTACCTGATGAAAATACTTTTGGCTAGATAGGCCAGATGAACACTCTCCCATACTGCTAAAAGAAAAAAAGTGAACCACCtgaggagattttttttttttttttaattcttatagTTCATTGTAAAAAAAGTCTTCCATGttattttagtattttgattACAAAGTAATGTTATCAATTGCCATTTCTGACAATATTCTTGTGGGATCTGTCCTATGTGCTACCACCTAGGAATCTTGTTAATCTGGAATACCTCAAGGCACTCTAGTTCAGT encodes the following:
- the LOC135588959 gene encoding uncharacterized protein LOC135588959, whose translation is MAAAAAISELDPSKDAAAAAVVEEIVRLERKIFPKHESLSKSFHDELRKKNSGVMYLKTNKGKEGEEEIVGYVMYSWISSLCASITKLAVKESHRRQGHGEALLKAAIQRCRTRKIQRICLHVDPTRIAALSLYRKLGFQIDELIRHYYSPGRNAYRMYLEFDE